CGAGGGTGAGCAGCGTATTCCAGTCTCCGTCCAGCAGCCCACCGAGCAGGACATACACCACGCCCGCGGCGATCGCCAGGGCGAGGATCGCGGCGCCGAAGAGATTCTCGTTACCGGTGCCGACCACTGGTATATACAGCAGGCCGGCGAGAACGCCGACAATGCCGGCGATTGCCCCGTAGACCACCGCGGCACCCGGCCCCTGGGCGGCCCAGCCTGTGACGGCAGAGACGATGAGGTCGATCACCAGGAGGACGGCGAAGGAGATCACCGCACAGAGCACACCGAGGATCACCAGGTTGATGATGACCTTCTTGGTGTCGAAGCGTCCGGCCAGCAGGTTCTCGGGTTGTTGCCGGGGTGGCTGGGGCGACTGAGACTGCTGCTGGTAGCCCTGGTTCTGCCGCGACTGTTGCGGGGCGTACTGCCGTGTCGGCTCGTACTGCTGACCGTAGCCACGGTTCGGGTCCTGGCGGTAGGGCTGCTGGTTACTCATGCGCCCCAGTCTTCCACGCTGGTCACACCCGGATCAACAACTCGCCGTGCGGCATCACGAACACCGCGGCATCGTCTTCGCTCCAGGACCGCCATCCGGCACAGATCCGGTCGGTATCGTCCGCCGTGACGGCAGCAGACTCACAAGTGCGACGGATCCAGTTATCCGCCAGCCACGAGGCTCCCGCTCCGGCACTGTACTGCCACGTCGTCGTGCTGTAGGTGAGCTGCCCAGCGCTGAAACCTGCGGCGCGGGCCCACTGCGGCAGGTGCCGCCCTGCATCGGGCTCGCCCCCGTTGGCCCGTGCCCGACGCCGGTAGTCACGCTGCCATTCCAGAATTCCCTCCGGCTGCGGGTGGAAGAACATGCCCTCGTAGTCGGCGTCCCGTACCGCGACAATGCCGCCAGGGGCAGCGACGCGCGCGAACTCGCGCAATGCGCCGACCGGGTCACCCAGGTGCTGCAGCACCTGGTGTGCGACGACGACGTCGAAGGTCCCGTCCTGAAACGGCAGTGCCTGGGCGTCTCCGGTCATGAACACCGCACCAATGCCGCGACGGCGTGCCAGCTCCTCGGCAGCAGTCACGGGTGCCGGCGTGTTTTCCACACCGACGACCTGGGACGCTGACCCACCCTGGCCGGCGATGACCGCCGCAAGGTCCAGTGTGATCGATCCGTGACCACACCCCACGTCGAGAACACGGGAATCGCGGTGCAGGTACGGGAGGACGAATGCCAACGAATCCTGCGCAGTGCGCGTCAGGTGGTTGGCGAGAACCGCCGGGCCGTGTCCGTGGGTGTACTTCACGGTCACGTGAACCGGATTCCGGCGAACTGGTGGGACTGTGCGACGAGATTGCCTGCCGCATCCCACACGGTCGCAGATTCGTCGACCCGGTCGCCCTGGATGAGATTGGCCGTCAACAGGACGTTCACCGGTCCGGGCACAGGCACCGCACGGATGTAGGTCGACAGTTCGATGGTGGGGACCCAACCACCTGGCCTGATATCGAAGGGCGCCGGTGGCAGGATGTCTGCAGCGAGCAACAGGGACTCGGGGGTGAAGTTCTCACCGTCAGGCAGTTCCACCCATGCTCGGACTTCACCGAGTCCGCGGGGTTTTCCTTCTGTAAGAGCGGTCTGGCCGGGGTGCAGGTACAGCCCGGCGCGGTGGAGGATCTCCACGGGAAACTGCTCTCGCGGCGGTGTGAACCGCGTGCAGTCCGAGAACGGGGCTCCGGGATCAGGCAGGTTCAGCGTGGTCCAGTCGATATCCGCCGCCGT
The genomic region above belongs to Corynebacterium glyciniphilum AJ 3170 and contains:
- a CDS encoding class I SAM-dependent methyltransferase, whose protein sequence is MTVKYTHGHGPAVLANHLTRTAQDSLAFVLPYLHRDSRVLDVGCGHGSITLDLAAVIAGQGGSASQVVGVENTPAPVTAAEELARRRGIGAVFMTGDAQALPFQDGTFDVVVAHQVLQHLGDPVGALREFARVAAPGGIVAVRDADYEGMFFHPQPEGILEWQRDYRRRARANGGEPDAGRHLPQWARAAGFSAGQLTYSTTTWQYSAGAGASWLADNWIRRTCESAAVTADDTDRICAGWRSWSEDDAAVFVMPHGELLIRV
- a CDS encoding thioesterase family protein produces the protein MSEYADVSAVTPSGDHLWSAEIDPGWTILGNPNGGYLQTVMARAAVAEAEAGGTTDDGSHPHIVAASTHFLRSPRPGPVELVSERMRTGRTTTQVRVRMIQANQITGESLFTLGELTAADIDWTTLNLPDPGAPFSDCTRFTPPREQFPVEILHRAGLYLHPGQTALTEGKPRGLGEVRAWVELPDGENFTPESLLLAADILPPAPFDIRPGGWVPTIELSTYIRAVPVPGPVNVLLTANLIQGDRVDESATVWDAAGNLVAQSHQFAGIRFT